The proteins below come from a single Benincasa hispida cultivar B227 chromosome 4, ASM972705v1, whole genome shotgun sequence genomic window:
- the LOC120075360 gene encoding tRNA pseudouridine(38/39) synthase isoform X1 — MDGAEHSLDYRESTEAIGMTSGANEFQPFNGNQIASLQSQLRLLQGRVKELEEENSKLSSRFASCRCSERRMNFDDGSSSIGKSKESSTTKKKAVKKTAGYNTRILDHCSKRYIALKVMYFGQRFYGFASEAQMEPTVESEIFRALEKARLLVGGRKESCYSRCGRTDKGVSSVGQVIALYLRSNLKDPPNGENSYHNGEEQHDGEIDYVRVINRALPNDIRVLGWCTVPVGFSARFSCLRRKYKYFFWGANLNISAMERAGKKFVGEHDFRNFCKMDAANVHNYRRRIMSFDISPCDVRMEGNLLWAFNIEGSAFLWHQVRCMVAVVFMVGQGLEDPDVVDILLNPLRTPRKPQYVMASENPLVLHSCEFEHVKFRCSSDAGEALQLHLWNEIRTYELQAAIFKEALLSCLPITNGLNYGSSSDIRKLKKKNCHVALLSRPTEPSYEERRAKLDSTSTS, encoded by the exons ATGGACGGAGCGGAACATTCCCTTGACTACAGAGAATCTACCGAAGCAATCGGGATGACTTCAGGAGCTAACGAGTTTCAACCCTTCAATGGAAACCAAATTGCCAGTCTTCAATCCCAGCTTCGTCTTCTCCAAGGCAGGGTTAAG GAATTGGAGGAGGAAAATTCGAAGCTATCCTCTCGATTTGCAAGTTGCCGCTGTTCTGAG AGGAGGATGAACTTTGACGACGGGAGTAGTTCGATTGGGAAAAGCAAGGAATCTAGCACTACTAagaagaaagcagtaaaaaaaaCGGCAG GTTATAACACAAGGATCTTGGATCACTGTTCAAAGAGATATATTGCTCTAAAAGTAATGTATTTCGGGCAGAG GTTCTACGGTTTTGCTTCAGAGGCGCAAATGGAGCCAACAGTTGAA TCTGAAATCTTCAGAGCGCTTGAGAAAGCCAGGCTTCTTGTTGGTGGTAGGAAGGAGTCTTGTTATTCAAGATGTGGGAGAACGGACAAGGGGGTCTCATCCGTTGGACAA GTAATTGCTCTCTATTTGCGGTCAAACCTTAAGGATCCCCCTAATGGTGAAAATAGTTATCATAATGGGGAAGAGCAACATG ATGGAGAAATTGATTATGTAAGAGTAATTAATAGAGCCCTTCCTAATGACATACGGGTTTTAGGCTGGTGTACTGTTCCTGTTGGCTTCAGTGCAAG GTTTAGTTGTTTGAGAAGAAAGTATAAATACTTTTTCTGGGGAGCAAATTTGAATATCTCG GCTATGGAGAGGGCGGGTAAGAAGTTTGTAGGGGAACATGACTTCAGAAACTTCTGCAAAATGGACGCAGCAAATGTTCACAATTATAGGCGACGCATCATGTCATTTGACATTTCTCCTTGTGATGTGAG GATGGAAGGCAATCTATTATGGGCATTCAACATTGAAGGTAGTGCTTTCCTCTGGCATCAGGTCCGCTGCATGGTCGCTGTTGTATTCATGGTTGGGCAAGGTCTTGAAGATCCTGAT GTCGTAGATATTCTATTGAATCCACTAAGAACGCCAAGGAAGCCTCAATACGTTATGGCCTCAGAAAATCCTCTGGTTCTTCATTCTTGTGAATTTGAACATGTCAAATTTAGGTGTTCATCAG ATGCTGGAGAAGCTCTTCAGTTGCATTTATGGAATGAAATCCGAACATATGAGCTCCAAGCTGCAATATTCAAAGAAGCTCTTCTAAGCTGTTTGCCAATCACAAATGGTTTGAATT ATGGGAGCTCTTCAGACATCAGAaagttaaagaagaaaaattgccATGTTGCCCTATTGTCAAGGCCAACTGAGC CTTCTTATGAAGAGCGGCGTGCCAAGCTTGACTCAACATCAACGAGTTGA
- the LOC120075360 gene encoding tRNA pseudouridine(38/39) synthase isoform X4, which yields MDGAEHSLDYRESTEAIGMTSGANEFQPFNGNQIASLQSQLRLLQGRVKELEEENSKLSSRFASCRCSERRMNFDDGSSSIGKSKESSTTKKKAVKKTAGYNTRILDHCSKRYIALKVMYFGQRFYGFASEAQMEPTVESEIFRALEKARLLVGGRKESCYSRCGRTDKGVSSVGQVIALYLRSNLKDPPNGENSYHNGEEQHDGEIDYVRVINRALPNDIRVLGWCTVPVGFSARFSCLRRKYKYFFWGANLNISAMERAGKKFVGEHDFRNFCKMDAANVHNYRRRIMSFDISPCDVRMEGNLLWAFNIEGSAFLWHQVRCMVAVVFMVGQGLEDPDVVDILLNPLRTPRKPQYVMASENPLVLHSCEFEHVKFRCSSGFPCLHCF from the exons ATGGACGGAGCGGAACATTCCCTTGACTACAGAGAATCTACCGAAGCAATCGGGATGACTTCAGGAGCTAACGAGTTTCAACCCTTCAATGGAAACCAAATTGCCAGTCTTCAATCCCAGCTTCGTCTTCTCCAAGGCAGGGTTAAG GAATTGGAGGAGGAAAATTCGAAGCTATCCTCTCGATTTGCAAGTTGCCGCTGTTCTGAG AGGAGGATGAACTTTGACGACGGGAGTAGTTCGATTGGGAAAAGCAAGGAATCTAGCACTACTAagaagaaagcagtaaaaaaaaCGGCAG GTTATAACACAAGGATCTTGGATCACTGTTCAAAGAGATATATTGCTCTAAAAGTAATGTATTTCGGGCAGAG GTTCTACGGTTTTGCTTCAGAGGCGCAAATGGAGCCAACAGTTGAA TCTGAAATCTTCAGAGCGCTTGAGAAAGCCAGGCTTCTTGTTGGTGGTAGGAAGGAGTCTTGTTATTCAAGATGTGGGAGAACGGACAAGGGGGTCTCATCCGTTGGACAA GTAATTGCTCTCTATTTGCGGTCAAACCTTAAGGATCCCCCTAATGGTGAAAATAGTTATCATAATGGGGAAGAGCAACATG ATGGAGAAATTGATTATGTAAGAGTAATTAATAGAGCCCTTCCTAATGACATACGGGTTTTAGGCTGGTGTACTGTTCCTGTTGGCTTCAGTGCAAG GTTTAGTTGTTTGAGAAGAAAGTATAAATACTTTTTCTGGGGAGCAAATTTGAATATCTCG GCTATGGAGAGGGCGGGTAAGAAGTTTGTAGGGGAACATGACTTCAGAAACTTCTGCAAAATGGACGCAGCAAATGTTCACAATTATAGGCGACGCATCATGTCATTTGACATTTCTCCTTGTGATGTGAG GATGGAAGGCAATCTATTATGGGCATTCAACATTGAAGGTAGTGCTTTCCTCTGGCATCAGGTCCGCTGCATGGTCGCTGTTGTATTCATGGTTGGGCAAGGTCTTGAAGATCCTGAT GTCGTAGATATTCTATTGAATCCACTAAGAACGCCAAGGAAGCCTCAATACGTTATGGCCTCAGAAAATCCTCTGGTTCTTCATTCTTGTGAATTTGAACATGTCAAATTTAGGTGTTCATCAG GATTTCCCTGCCTGCATTGCTTCTAG
- the LOC120075360 gene encoding tRNA pseudouridine(38/39) synthase isoform X2, protein MDGAEHSLDYRESTEAIGMTSGANEFQPFNGNQIASLQSQLRLLQGRVKELEEENSKLSSRFASCRCSERRMNFDDGSSSIGKSKESSTTKKKAVKKTAGYNTRILDHCSKRYIALKVMYFGQRFYGFASEAQMEPTVESEIFRALEKARLLVGGRKESCYSRCGRTDKGVSSVGQVIALYLRSNLKDPPNGENSYHNGEEQHDGEIDYVRVINRALPNDIRVLGWCTVPVGFSARFSCLRRKYKYFFWGANLNISAMERAGKKFVGEHDFRNFCKMDAANVHNYRRRIMSFDISPCDVRMEGNLLWAFNIEGSAFLWHQVRCMVAVVFMVGQGLEDPDVVDILLNPLRTPRKPQYVMASENPLVLHSCEFEHVKFRCSSDAGEALQLHLWNEIRTYELQAAIFKEALLSCLPITNDGSSSDIRKLKKKNCHVALLSRPTEPSYEERRAKLDSTSTS, encoded by the exons ATGGACGGAGCGGAACATTCCCTTGACTACAGAGAATCTACCGAAGCAATCGGGATGACTTCAGGAGCTAACGAGTTTCAACCCTTCAATGGAAACCAAATTGCCAGTCTTCAATCCCAGCTTCGTCTTCTCCAAGGCAGGGTTAAG GAATTGGAGGAGGAAAATTCGAAGCTATCCTCTCGATTTGCAAGTTGCCGCTGTTCTGAG AGGAGGATGAACTTTGACGACGGGAGTAGTTCGATTGGGAAAAGCAAGGAATCTAGCACTACTAagaagaaagcagtaaaaaaaaCGGCAG GTTATAACACAAGGATCTTGGATCACTGTTCAAAGAGATATATTGCTCTAAAAGTAATGTATTTCGGGCAGAG GTTCTACGGTTTTGCTTCAGAGGCGCAAATGGAGCCAACAGTTGAA TCTGAAATCTTCAGAGCGCTTGAGAAAGCCAGGCTTCTTGTTGGTGGTAGGAAGGAGTCTTGTTATTCAAGATGTGGGAGAACGGACAAGGGGGTCTCATCCGTTGGACAA GTAATTGCTCTCTATTTGCGGTCAAACCTTAAGGATCCCCCTAATGGTGAAAATAGTTATCATAATGGGGAAGAGCAACATG ATGGAGAAATTGATTATGTAAGAGTAATTAATAGAGCCCTTCCTAATGACATACGGGTTTTAGGCTGGTGTACTGTTCCTGTTGGCTTCAGTGCAAG GTTTAGTTGTTTGAGAAGAAAGTATAAATACTTTTTCTGGGGAGCAAATTTGAATATCTCG GCTATGGAGAGGGCGGGTAAGAAGTTTGTAGGGGAACATGACTTCAGAAACTTCTGCAAAATGGACGCAGCAAATGTTCACAATTATAGGCGACGCATCATGTCATTTGACATTTCTCCTTGTGATGTGAG GATGGAAGGCAATCTATTATGGGCATTCAACATTGAAGGTAGTGCTTTCCTCTGGCATCAGGTCCGCTGCATGGTCGCTGTTGTATTCATGGTTGGGCAAGGTCTTGAAGATCCTGAT GTCGTAGATATTCTATTGAATCCACTAAGAACGCCAAGGAAGCCTCAATACGTTATGGCCTCAGAAAATCCTCTGGTTCTTCATTCTTGTGAATTTGAACATGTCAAATTTAGGTGTTCATCAG ATGCTGGAGAAGCTCTTCAGTTGCATTTATGGAATGAAATCCGAACATATGAGCTCCAAGCTGCAATATTCAAAGAAGCTCTTCTAAGCTGTTTGCCAATCACAAATG ATGGGAGCTCTTCAGACATCAGAaagttaaagaagaaaaattgccATGTTGCCCTATTGTCAAGGCCAACTGAGC CTTCTTATGAAGAGCGGCGTGCCAAGCTTGACTCAACATCAACGAGTTGA
- the LOC120075360 gene encoding tRNA pseudouridine(38/39) synthase isoform X3, with the protein MNFDDGSSSIGKSKESSTTKKKAVKKTAGYNTRILDHCSKRYIALKVMYFGQRFYGFASEAQMEPTVESEIFRALEKARLLVGGRKESCYSRCGRTDKGVSSVGQVIALYLRSNLKDPPNGENSYHNGEEQHDGEIDYVRVINRALPNDIRVLGWCTVPVGFSARFSCLRRKYKYFFWGANLNISAMERAGKKFVGEHDFRNFCKMDAANVHNYRRRIMSFDISPCDVRMEGNLLWAFNIEGSAFLWHQVRCMVAVVFMVGQGLEDPDVVDILLNPLRTPRKPQYVMASENPLVLHSCEFEHVKFRCSSDAGEALQLHLWNEIRTYELQAAIFKEALLSCLPITNGLNYGSSSDIRKLKKKNCHVALLSRPTEPSYEERRAKLDSTSTS; encoded by the exons ATGAACTTTGACGACGGGAGTAGTTCGATTGGGAAAAGCAAGGAATCTAGCACTACTAagaagaaagcagtaaaaaaaaCGGCAG GTTATAACACAAGGATCTTGGATCACTGTTCAAAGAGATATATTGCTCTAAAAGTAATGTATTTCGGGCAGAG GTTCTACGGTTTTGCTTCAGAGGCGCAAATGGAGCCAACAGTTGAA TCTGAAATCTTCAGAGCGCTTGAGAAAGCCAGGCTTCTTGTTGGTGGTAGGAAGGAGTCTTGTTATTCAAGATGTGGGAGAACGGACAAGGGGGTCTCATCCGTTGGACAA GTAATTGCTCTCTATTTGCGGTCAAACCTTAAGGATCCCCCTAATGGTGAAAATAGTTATCATAATGGGGAAGAGCAACATG ATGGAGAAATTGATTATGTAAGAGTAATTAATAGAGCCCTTCCTAATGACATACGGGTTTTAGGCTGGTGTACTGTTCCTGTTGGCTTCAGTGCAAG GTTTAGTTGTTTGAGAAGAAAGTATAAATACTTTTTCTGGGGAGCAAATTTGAATATCTCG GCTATGGAGAGGGCGGGTAAGAAGTTTGTAGGGGAACATGACTTCAGAAACTTCTGCAAAATGGACGCAGCAAATGTTCACAATTATAGGCGACGCATCATGTCATTTGACATTTCTCCTTGTGATGTGAG GATGGAAGGCAATCTATTATGGGCATTCAACATTGAAGGTAGTGCTTTCCTCTGGCATCAGGTCCGCTGCATGGTCGCTGTTGTATTCATGGTTGGGCAAGGTCTTGAAGATCCTGAT GTCGTAGATATTCTATTGAATCCACTAAGAACGCCAAGGAAGCCTCAATACGTTATGGCCTCAGAAAATCCTCTGGTTCTTCATTCTTGTGAATTTGAACATGTCAAATTTAGGTGTTCATCAG ATGCTGGAGAAGCTCTTCAGTTGCATTTATGGAATGAAATCCGAACATATGAGCTCCAAGCTGCAATATTCAAAGAAGCTCTTCTAAGCTGTTTGCCAATCACAAATGGTTTGAATT ATGGGAGCTCTTCAGACATCAGAaagttaaagaagaaaaattgccATGTTGCCCTATTGTCAAGGCCAACTGAGC CTTCTTATGAAGAGCGGCGTGCCAAGCTTGACTCAACATCAACGAGTTGA
- the LOC120076200 gene encoding uncharacterized protein LOC120076200, which produces MEIIFNNSLVHYILLKEVEDDRKNVMTFDLNGTVITFTKKDFLLVIGLWQSPNPTIVRRGEAVGSLCSRYFKNDFVRDIHIVTLETMYKEMEFENDMDAMKMTLVYHTELGMMGREKTRTNVNSTLLIDVEDLDYFNSRNQGNVLWDRTLLELQRGLSDKAENYKKGPSTIRNTLSSTIYWGFFMHFR; this is translated from the coding sequence ATGGAgattatcttcaacaattcattGGTCCATTACATTCTATTGAAGGAGGTTGAAGATGATAGGAAGAATGTAATGACATTCGATTTGAATGGTACGGTTATAACATTCACCAAAAAAGACTTTTTATTGGTGATAGGATTGTGGCAATCACCTAATCCAACAATTGTAAGGAGGGGTGAAGCAGTTGGATCATTGTGTAGTAGGtatttcaaaaatgattttgtGAGGGACATTCACATTGTTACCTTAGAGACAATGTACAAGGAGATGGAGTTTGAGAACGATATGGATGCTATGAAGATGACATTGGTCTATCACACTGAATTGGGTATGATGGGAAGGGAGAAGACAAGGACCAATGTTAACAGTACCTTATTAATTGATGTGGAGGATTTGGATTACTTCAATTCCAGGAATCAAGGAAACGTGTTATGGGATAGGACGTTACTTGAACTACAAAGAGGATTGAGTGATAAGGCAGAGAACTACAAAAAAGGTCCAAGTACAATAAGAAATACATTGTCAAGTACAATTTACTGGGGTTTCTTCATGCATTTTAGGTAA